In the Topomyia yanbarensis strain Yona2022 chromosome 3, ASM3024719v1, whole genome shotgun sequence genome, one interval contains:
- the LOC131691980 gene encoding estradiol 17-beta-dehydrogenase 11-like isoform X1: protein MQSISNIGIDAYEPAPRGESLRKLQNGGAERRGTLDKLRYAFACMMDFSTFLLLLVPILIGYLIRLFVPAKKKKIAGQLALVTGGANGLGRELCLQLAMKGCHIVVADLDTTNGEKTAEDLRKLGVKAKCFKADISDYDSVVELKRQVESSLGNVDILVNNAGVLPLMSIREGKPEDLKKVMEINLLSHFWTIRVFVEGMAFRRKGHIISIASASSYLPVGRLCSYVASKYGVRGLMEAFNDELYFDGLHEEVFTTTVYPTFMNTRKDLINTLNTINILKRVPIISAKTIARTTVNAMLRNEQHVFFPKWFGFMLTHYEHVPCEIRRLARRIFLKREIPKLMK from the exons ATGCAAAGCATCAGCAACATTGGCATCGATGCGTACGAGCCTGCACCGCGCGGTGAGTCTTTGCGAAAGTTACAAAATGGAGGCGCCGAGCGCCGCGGGACGTTGGATAAACTTCGGTATGCGTTTGCGTGCATGATGGATTTTTCGACGTTCCTGCTACTGCTGGTACCGATCCTGATCGGCTACCTGATTCGGCTATTCGTGCCGgctaagaagaaaaaaatcgcCGGCCAGCTGGCGCTGGTCACCGGCGGAGCAAACGGGCTCGGTCGAGAACTTTGCCTACAGCTGGCAATGAAGGGCTGCCACATTGTGGTCGCCGATTTGGACACGACCAACGGAGAGAAAACGGCGGAAGATTTGCGGAAGCTGGGTGTGAAAGCCAAATGTTTTAAG GCTGATATCTCTGATTATGATTCGGTGGTAGAATTGAAACGGCAGGTCGAAAGCAGCCTGGGGAATGTGGACATTTTGGTTAACAACGCAGGAGTGCTTCCGCTGATGTCGATCCGCGAGGGAAAACcggaagatctgaagaaagtgATGGAAATCAACCTGCTATCGCACTTCTGG ACAATCAGAGTCTTCGTCGAAGGCATGGCTTTCCGACGAAAGGGTCACATTATATCCATCGCCTCTGCCAGCT CTTATTTGCCGGTTGGCCGTCTCTGCTCCTATGTGGCTTCCAAGTACGGAGTCCGCGGTCTGATGGAAGCATTCAACGACGAGTTGTACTTCGATGGACTGCACGAGGAAGTTTTCACCACCACCGTATACCCAACATTCATGAACACCCGGAAGGATCTAATCAACACGCTGAACACAATAAA CATACTCAAAAGAGTGCCAATCATTTCCGCCAAAACAATAGCACGTACCACCGTAAATGCGATGCTGCGAAATGAGCAACACGTCTTTTTCCCAAAGTGGTTCGGGTTCATGCTGACCCATTACGA GCACGTTCCCTGCGAAATCAGAAGATTGGCACGGAGAATTTTTCTCAAGAGGGAAATACCGAAATTGATGAAGTAA
- the LOC131691980 gene encoding 17-beta-hydroxysteroid dehydrogenase 13-like isoform X2 — MMDFSTFLLLLVPILIGYLIRLFVPAKKKKIAGQLALVTGGANGLGRELCLQLAMKGCHIVVADLDTTNGEKTAEDLRKLGVKAKCFKADISDYDSVVELKRQVESSLGNVDILVNNAGVLPLMSIREGKPEDLKKVMEINLLSHFWTIRIFLDGMILRQRGHIVAIASVASYVALGRMACYSASKFGVHGLMESFNDELRNEGLRDKIFTTTAYPFFMNTRNDLISRLAAIKVLGRVPVFSPKRIAIATIDGMLFNQKQVFVPSFAGALLTRYVHLPGRVRKMGQTILFKRKLPRLMEFDESETEKLI; from the exons ATGATGGATTTTTCGACGTTCCTGCTACTGCTGGTACCGATCCTGATCGGCTACCTGATTCGGCTATTCGTGCCGgctaagaagaaaaaaatcgcCGGCCAGCTGGCGCTGGTCACCGGCGGAGCAAACGGGCTCGGTCGAGAACTTTGCCTACAGCTGGCAATGAAGGGCTGCCACATTGTGGTCGCCGATTTGGACACGACCAACGGAGAGAAAACGGCGGAAGATTTGCGGAAGCTGGGTGTGAAAGCCAAATGTTTTAAG GCTGATATCTCTGATTATGATTCGGTGGTAGAATTGAAACGGCAGGTCGAAAGCAGCCTGGGGAATGTGGACATTTTGGTTAACAACGCAGGAGTGCTTCCGCTGATGTCGATCCGCGAGGGAAAACcggaagatctgaagaaagtgATGGAAATCAACCTGCTATCGCACTTCTGG ACAATCAGAATCTTCCTCGATGGAATGATACTCCGGCAGAGAGGTCACATTGTAGCCATCGCTTCGGTAGCCT CATACGTTGCACTCGGACGAATGGCTTGCTACAGTGCTTCAAAGTTCGGCGTCCACGGTCTGATGGAGTCGTTCAATGATGAGCTGCGTAATGAAGGACTGCGAGACAAGATATTCACCACGACCGCTTATCCGTTCTTCATGAATACAAGAAACGACCTGATAAGTAGGCTGGCCGCGATTAA GGTCCTTGGAAGAGTGCCAGTGTTTTCGCCCAAACGAATCGCAATTGCTACCATCGATGGGATGCTGTTTAATCAGAAGCAGGTATTTGTGCCAAGTTTTGCTGGGGCGCTACTGACGCGATATGT gcATCTTCCAGGACGGGTGAGAAAAATGGGTCAAACGATTCTCTTTAAAAGAAAATTGCCCAGACTGATGGAATTCGATGAATCGGAAACTGAGAAATTGATTTAG